One window of the Rufibacter radiotolerans genome contains the following:
- a CDS encoding sll1863 family stress response protein yields the protein MDTYNLKPEHMRAPEHLNEKEIRQSLEELDAKIKVLQGRANATTADSSHTYHEHIAALEAKRTLIAQKLEDTSSATDSTWQEIKRSLDDLADGIKKLF from the coding sequence ATGGATACCTACAACCTGAAGCCTGAGCACATGCGGGCCCCTGAACACCTGAATGAGAAAGAGATCCGGCAGAGTTTAGAGGAGCTGGACGCCAAGATAAAAGTACTGCAGGGCCGGGCCAACGCCACCACTGCAGATTCGTCGCATACCTACCATGAGCACATTGCCGCCCTGGAGGCCAAACGCACCCTCATTGCCCAAAAGCTGGAAGACACCTCCAGCGCCACAGACAGCACCTGGCAGGAGATAAAACGCAGCCTGGATGATCTAGCCGACGGGATCAAGAAGCTATTTTAA